One segment of Brassica napus cultivar Da-Ae chromosome C3, Da-Ae, whole genome shotgun sequence DNA contains the following:
- the LOC106433495 gene encoding ETHYLENE INSENSITIVE 3-like 5 protein, translating into MVEVQDMEPLSPIQDDDDCDDEEDELDRVNEDISYDDLKKRMWKDRNLMCKLKQQKKDDHDLSYPSSSTSSSSSSPSSSAIVRRAEASRRKKMARSQDSVLKYMMKIMEVCKARGFVYGIVPEKGKPVTGSSDSLRRWWKENVQFDQTAPTAVADYLTLAAAQLISSSESLDPNSYIHMLHELQDTTLGSLLSALMQHCVPPQRRFPLEKGLAPPWWPDGTELWWGEQGATAFEHGPPPYRKPHDLRKAWKVSVLAAVIKHMSPNLERVRRLARQSKCLQDKMMAKETDTWSRVLNQEEALLKRLKISDDDDVDEEDQEPARIIALDQEQMGNKRKGKFVEEEGAMLSNVYTCQNSSCPSSDVSLRFVDKNLRTGHEMECLYGTQEPIYQSSVSSDGLVRSITTSDDDYSASSKGKDTIDYLNQDGNWLDYLWFERLHDFSCSDQATAVDLNQLPDHSDSNPTVNEEEFSLWDMGCEDRDIYMSQD; encoded by the coding sequence ATGGTGGAGGTCCAAGACATGGAACCACTTAGCCCAATTCAAGACGACGATGATTGCgacgacgaagaagacgaaCTTGACCGTGTCAATGAAGACATCAGCTACGACGATCTCAAGAAACGTATGTGGAAAGATCGAAACCTCATGTGTAAGCTCAAACAGCAGAAAAAAGATGACCATGATCTCTCTTATCCTTCATCTTCCacgtcatcatcttcttcttctccctcatCATCAGCTATCGTGCGCCGAGCAGAAGCCTCACGCCGCAAGAAAATGGCTAGATCTCAAGACTCGGTGCTGAAGTACATGATGAAGATCATGGAAGTCTGCAAAGCTCGAGGATTCGTCTACGGAATCGTACCGGAAAAAGGTAAACCGGTGACCGGTTCTTCCGACAGCTTAAGACGCTGGTGGAAAGAAAACGTTCAGTTCGACCAAACCGCTCCGACCGCTGTTGCCGACTACTTAACCTTAGCGGCAGCTCAGCTAATCTCATCAAGCGAGTCTCTGGATCCGAACTCGTACATCCACATGCTCCACGAGCTACAAGACACGACGCTGGGGTCCTTGCTATCGGCTCTGATGCAACACTGCGTGCCGCCGCAGCGGCGGTTTCCGCTGGAAAAAGGTTTGGCTCCGCCGTGGTGGCCGGACGGGACGGAGTTATGGTGGGGAGAGCAAGGAGCGACGGCGTTCGAGCACGGTCCGCCGCCGTATAGGAAACCGCACGATCTAAGAAAAGCTTGGAAAGTGAGCGTTTTAGCGGCCGTGATCAAACACATGTCGCCCAACTTGGAGAGAGTGAGAAGGCTCGCGAGACAGTCAAAGTGTTTGCAagataagatgatggctaaggAGACTGATACTTGGTCTCGCGTGTTGaaccaagaagaagctcttTTAAAACGACTCAAGATATCTGACGACGATGACGTGGACGAGGAGGATCAAGAACCGGCAAGAATCATTGCTCTTGATCAAGAACAGATGGGAAACAAGAGAAAAGGTAAATTTGTGGAGGAGGAGGGAGCAATGTTATCTAACGTATACACTTGTCAAAACTCGAGTTGTCCTTCAAGTGATGTGAGTTTAAGATTCGTCGATAAGAATCTGAGGACAGGACACGAGATGGAGTGTCTTTACGGGACACAAGAACCGATATATCAGAGTAGTGTTAGCTCGGATGGGTTAGTTCGGTCTATTACAACTAGTGACGATGATTATAGCGCGAGCTCGAAAGGAAAGGACACTATAGATTATCTGAATCAAGACGGTAACTGGCTAGACTATCTCTGGTTTGAGAGGCTACATGATTTTAGTTGCTCTGATCAAGCAACCGCGGTGGACTTAAACCAATTACCAGATCATTCTGACTCGAATCCGACCGTTAACGAGGAAGAGTTCTCTTTATGGGACATGGGTTGTGAAGACAGAGATATTTATATGTCTCAAGATTGA
- the LOC106397780 gene encoding type I inositol polyphosphate 5-phosphatase 5 isoform X2 has protein sequence MSSNKDSDSENSHRSEKRKKSILPKIFGSRRCGKQQEQEEDASNNMNNRGSYDHHEDNNKIFNDLERRLASRKKSILDNTSPMIWKTLSERKSSPGIEGLNLSSFDRPMAPTTEIRELRVFLATWNVGGRTPNNDLNLEDFLLVEGTADLYICGFQEIVPLSAGNVLVVEDNEPAAKWLALISQALNKPKQDSVYSNAAFSASKTTTSCSSSSSGCCSEESRTPSSLSFFQRPNLKVLSRNYRVDSSLLKTCNCSVVNDTSSVGWEGRRSKRFSDPIADSTNVEPENFRVHENFLFDDVVPAATTMMMPGQMSYRLIASKQMVGLFLSVWARKELIPHISHLRLDSVGRGIMGRLGNKGCIAISMSLHQTSFCFVCSHLASGEKEGDEMRRNADVAEILKHTQFPKLTKSPSCRAPERIVDHDRVIWLGDLNYRVALTYEETRVLLEDNDWDTLLEKDQLNMERGAGRVFSGFQEGQIFFAPTYKYTQNSDAYAGETTKSKKKRRTPAWCDRILWRGEGIEQLSYIRGESRFSDHRPVCAIFAVEVDVKSLNKGRFRKGYSSAAARLVEDDTPKRHSFYD, from the exons ATGAGTTCCAATAAAGATAGCGACTCTGAGAACAGCCACCGAAgcgagaagaggaagaag tCAATTCTTCCGAAGATTTTCGGATCAAGAAGATGTGGGaaacaacaagaacaagaagaagatgcaTCTAATAATATGAACAACAGAGGAAGTTATGATCATCACGAAGAcaacaataaaattttcaatg ATTTGGAGCGACGACTTGCTTCTCGAAAGAAATCGATTCTCGACAACACTTCTCCAATGATATGGAAGACTCTATCTG AGAGAAAGTCAAGCCCTGGAATTGAAGGCTTGAATCTATCAAGTTTCGATAGGCCTATGGCACCAACAACAGAGATTCGTGAACTCAG GGTGTTTCTAGCTACGTGGAATGTAGGTGGGAGAACACCTAACAACGACCTTAACCTAGAAGACTTCTTGCTCGTTGAAGGCACAGCAGATTTATACATCTGCGG GTTTCAAGAGATTGTTCCTCTAAGTGCAGGGAACGTATTAGTAGTCGAAGACAACGAGCCTGCAGCTAAATGGTTAGCTCTAATAAGCCAAGCTTTAAACAAACCGAAACAAGACTCTGTTTACTCAAACGCAGCTTTCTCCGCCTCAAAAACAACAACCTcttgtagtagtagtagtagtggTTGCTGTAGCGAAGAGTCGAGAACACCAAGCAGTCTAAGTTTCTTTCAACGACCTAATCTTAAAGTCTTGAGCAGAAACTACCGTGTCGATTCGAGTCTTCTGAAGACTTGTAATTGTTCGGTGGTTAACGATACTTCTTCTGTTGGTTGGGAAGGTAGGAGGTCGAAAAGGTTCAGCGATCCTATTGCGGATAGCACTAATGTGGAGCCTGAGAATTTTAGGGTTCATGAGAATTTCTTGTTTGATGATGTTGTTCCCGCGGCGACGACGATGATGATGCCTGGACAAATGAGTTACAGATTGATTGCTAGTAAACAAATGGTTGGTTTGTTTTTGTCTGTGTGGGCTAGAAAAGAGTTGATTCCACATATATCTCATCTTAGGCTTGATTCTGTTGGAAGAGGAATAATGGGTCGCTTGGGAAACAAG GGATGTATAGCTATAAGCATGTCACTGCATCAAACAAGCTTTTGCTTTGTGTGTAGCCATTTGGCTTCTGGTGAGAAAGAAGGTGATGAGATGAGAAGAAACGCTGATGTAGCTGAGATTCTGAAGCATACTCAGTTCCCTAAACTCACCAAAAGCCCTAGCTGTCGCGCACCAGAAAGAATCGTTGATCATGA CCGAGTGATTTGGCTTGGAGATTTGAATTACAGAGTTGCGTTAACCTACGAAGAGACAAGAGTGTTACTAGAGGACAATGATTGGGACACTCTTCTTGAGAAAGACCAG CTTAACATGGAAAGAGGAGCAGGAAGGGTCTTCTCTGGATTTCAAGAAGGTCAAATCTTCTTTGCACCAACCTATAAATACACTCAAAACTCAGATGCTTACGCCGGAGAAACCACCAAGTCCAAGAAAAAACGACGTACTCCTGCTTG GTGTGATCGGATTCTGTGGAGAGGAGAAGGAATAGAGCAGCTTTCTTACATTCGAGGAGAGTCACGGTTTTCAGATCACAGACCGGTGTGTGCAATCTTTGCAGTAGAGGTTGATGTGAAGAGTCTGAACAAAGGTAGATTCAGGAAAGGTTATTCTAGTGCAGCTGCAAGATTGGTTGAAGATGACACTCCAAAAAGACATAGTTTTTATGACTAA
- the LOC106397780 gene encoding type I inositol polyphosphate 5-phosphatase 5 isoform X1, with amino-acid sequence MSSNKDSDSENSHRSEKRKKVPSLFPSHPPSIVFLSTSILPKIFGSRRCGKQQEQEEDASNNMNNRGSYDHHEDNNKIFNDLERRLASRKKSILDNTSPMIWKTLSERKSSPGIEGLNLSSFDRPMAPTTEIRELRVFLATWNVGGRTPNNDLNLEDFLLVEGTADLYICGFQEIVPLSAGNVLVVEDNEPAAKWLALISQALNKPKQDSVYSNAAFSASKTTTSCSSSSSGCCSEESRTPSSLSFFQRPNLKVLSRNYRVDSSLLKTCNCSVVNDTSSVGWEGRRSKRFSDPIADSTNVEPENFRVHENFLFDDVVPAATTMMMPGQMSYRLIASKQMVGLFLSVWARKELIPHISHLRLDSVGRGIMGRLGNKGCIAISMSLHQTSFCFVCSHLASGEKEGDEMRRNADVAEILKHTQFPKLTKSPSCRAPERIVDHDRVIWLGDLNYRVALTYEETRVLLEDNDWDTLLEKDQLNMERGAGRVFSGFQEGQIFFAPTYKYTQNSDAYAGETTKSKKKRRTPAWCDRILWRGEGIEQLSYIRGESRFSDHRPVCAIFAVEVDVKSLNKGRFRKGYSSAAARLVEDDTPKRHSFYD; translated from the exons ATGAGTTCCAATAAAGATAGCGACTCTGAGAACAGCCACCGAAgcgagaagaggaagaaggttCCTTCTCTCTTTCCCTCTCATCCTccttcaattgtttttttatccacc tCAATTCTTCCGAAGATTTTCGGATCAAGAAGATGTGGGaaacaacaagaacaagaagaagatgcaTCTAATAATATGAACAACAGAGGAAGTTATGATCATCACGAAGAcaacaataaaattttcaatg ATTTGGAGCGACGACTTGCTTCTCGAAAGAAATCGATTCTCGACAACACTTCTCCAATGATATGGAAGACTCTATCTG AGAGAAAGTCAAGCCCTGGAATTGAAGGCTTGAATCTATCAAGTTTCGATAGGCCTATGGCACCAACAACAGAGATTCGTGAACTCAG GGTGTTTCTAGCTACGTGGAATGTAGGTGGGAGAACACCTAACAACGACCTTAACCTAGAAGACTTCTTGCTCGTTGAAGGCACAGCAGATTTATACATCTGCGG GTTTCAAGAGATTGTTCCTCTAAGTGCAGGGAACGTATTAGTAGTCGAAGACAACGAGCCTGCAGCTAAATGGTTAGCTCTAATAAGCCAAGCTTTAAACAAACCGAAACAAGACTCTGTTTACTCAAACGCAGCTTTCTCCGCCTCAAAAACAACAACCTcttgtagtagtagtagtagtggTTGCTGTAGCGAAGAGTCGAGAACACCAAGCAGTCTAAGTTTCTTTCAACGACCTAATCTTAAAGTCTTGAGCAGAAACTACCGTGTCGATTCGAGTCTTCTGAAGACTTGTAATTGTTCGGTGGTTAACGATACTTCTTCTGTTGGTTGGGAAGGTAGGAGGTCGAAAAGGTTCAGCGATCCTATTGCGGATAGCACTAATGTGGAGCCTGAGAATTTTAGGGTTCATGAGAATTTCTTGTTTGATGATGTTGTTCCCGCGGCGACGACGATGATGATGCCTGGACAAATGAGTTACAGATTGATTGCTAGTAAACAAATGGTTGGTTTGTTTTTGTCTGTGTGGGCTAGAAAAGAGTTGATTCCACATATATCTCATCTTAGGCTTGATTCTGTTGGAAGAGGAATAATGGGTCGCTTGGGAAACAAG GGATGTATAGCTATAAGCATGTCACTGCATCAAACAAGCTTTTGCTTTGTGTGTAGCCATTTGGCTTCTGGTGAGAAAGAAGGTGATGAGATGAGAAGAAACGCTGATGTAGCTGAGATTCTGAAGCATACTCAGTTCCCTAAACTCACCAAAAGCCCTAGCTGTCGCGCACCAGAAAGAATCGTTGATCATGA CCGAGTGATTTGGCTTGGAGATTTGAATTACAGAGTTGCGTTAACCTACGAAGAGACAAGAGTGTTACTAGAGGACAATGATTGGGACACTCTTCTTGAGAAAGACCAG CTTAACATGGAAAGAGGAGCAGGAAGGGTCTTCTCTGGATTTCAAGAAGGTCAAATCTTCTTTGCACCAACCTATAAATACACTCAAAACTCAGATGCTTACGCCGGAGAAACCACCAAGTCCAAGAAAAAACGACGTACTCCTGCTTG GTGTGATCGGATTCTGTGGAGAGGAGAAGGAATAGAGCAGCTTTCTTACATTCGAGGAGAGTCACGGTTTTCAGATCACAGACCGGTGTGTGCAATCTTTGCAGTAGAGGTTGATGTGAAGAGTCTGAACAAAGGTAGATTCAGGAAAGGTTATTCTAGTGCAGCTGCAAGATTGGTTGAAGATGACACTCCAAAAAGACATAGTTTTTATGACTAA
- the LOC106397743 gene encoding uncharacterized protein LOC106397743 isoform X2, which produces MNFNTVFQSLTELFPQIDARILRTVAREHPTDADEAAAVVISEVVPLFPQEWEDHVRKRILHHLPLCKEPETQRDDDALSQWLHPSHLPQSYLALLNDEEEEEEKATPDLKPLLDYAVKKVVLPSRDAATGARREVRTIYSASNKTASSVVKPSIRVQSQTNNEQLSGSSNKVPVAGRSSRKAAHPWSNYSEKLRSWKKRSSDFSQLHGQCKYVPSWQSNQRKCKSYTTERERKQRIDDNIKALAKLLPHEVKEDSSEVILNEIVDHVKLLQLEMKELSLNRLGGEPISHPMTFIEGFGHYIHHEEMMTKPLEEMMEDLLANDPDAVARLLESKGLYLMPLSSVQDLC; this is translated from the exons ATGAATTTCAACACAGTTTTTCAATCTCTCACGGAGCTATTTCCACAG ATTGATGCAAGGATATTAAGAACCGTTGCAAGGGAGCACCCAACGGATGCTGATGAAGCTGCGGCTGTTGTTATCTCGGAGGTTGTTCCTTTGTTTCCCCAAGAATGGGAAGATCATGTTCGGAAAAGGATACTCCATCATCTTCCTCTCTGCAAAG AGCCTGAAACGCAACGTGACGACGACGCTCTGTCTCAATGGCTTCATCCATCTCACCTTCCACAGAGTTACCTTGCTTTGCTcaacgatgaagaagaagaggaagaaaaagCAACACCTGATTTAAAACCTCTTCTCGATTACGCTGTGAAGAAAGTGGTTCTTCCGAGTCGTGATGCAGCCACTGGTGCACGAAGAGAAGTCCGAACCATATACTCAGCCTCTAACAAAACTGCTTCTTCCGTGGTCAAACCTTCTATCCGTGTACAAAGCCAAACAAACAATGAACAACTCTCT GGAAGTAGCAACAAGGTTCCTGTGGCTGGACGTTCCTCACGCAAGGCGGCGCACCCATGGTCCAACTACTCTGAG AAGCTGAGAAGTTGGAAAAAACGAAGCAGTGACTTCTCACAGCTCCATGGCCAATGCAAATATGTACCCTCTTGGCAATCTAACCAACGCAAGTGCAAAAGTTACACCACTGAGCGT GAGCGCAAGCAGCGAATTGATGACAACATCAAGGCATTAGCGAAGCTGCTCCCGCATGAAGTCAAG GAAGATAGCTCTGAAGTGATACTGAATGAAATTGTTGATCATGTGAAGCTTCTTCAGCTAGAGATGAAG GAACTAAGTCTAAACAGGTTGGGAGGAGAACCAATTTCTCATCCAATGACGTTCATTGAG GGATTTGGTCACTACATCCATCACGAGGAGATGATGACAAAGCCTCTGGAGGAAATGATGGAAGATCTGCTCGCAAATGATCCTGATGCTGTGGCTCGCTTGTTGGAGAGCAAAGGCCTTTACTTGATGCCTTTGTCCTCAGTCCAAGACTTGTGCTGA
- the LOC106397743 gene encoding uncharacterized protein LOC106397743 isoform X1, with translation MNFNTVFQSLTELFPQIDARILRTVAREHPTDADEAAAVVISEVVPLFPQEWEDHVRKRILHHLPLCKVEPETQRDDDALSQWLHPSHLPQSYLALLNDEEEEEEKATPDLKPLLDYAVKKVVLPSRDAATGARREVRTIYSASNKTASSVVKPSIRVQSQTNNEQLSGSSNKVPVAGRSSRKAAHPWSNYSEKLRSWKKRSSDFSQLHGQCKYVPSWQSNQRKCKSYTTERERKQRIDDNIKALAKLLPHEVKEDSSEVILNEIVDHVKLLQLEMKELSLNRLGGEPISHPMTFIEGFGHYIHHEEMMTKPLEEMMEDLLANDPDAVARLLESKGLYLMPLSSVQDLC, from the exons ATGAATTTCAACACAGTTTTTCAATCTCTCACGGAGCTATTTCCACAG ATTGATGCAAGGATATTAAGAACCGTTGCAAGGGAGCACCCAACGGATGCTGATGAAGCTGCGGCTGTTGTTATCTCGGAGGTTGTTCCTTTGTTTCCCCAAGAATGGGAAGATCATGTTCGGAAAAGGATACTCCATCATCTTCCTCTCTGCAAAG TAGAGCCTGAAACGCAACGTGACGACGACGCTCTGTCTCAATGGCTTCATCCATCTCACCTTCCACAGAGTTACCTTGCTTTGCTcaacgatgaagaagaagaggaagaaaaagCAACACCTGATTTAAAACCTCTTCTCGATTACGCTGTGAAGAAAGTGGTTCTTCCGAGTCGTGATGCAGCCACTGGTGCACGAAGAGAAGTCCGAACCATATACTCAGCCTCTAACAAAACTGCTTCTTCCGTGGTCAAACCTTCTATCCGTGTACAAAGCCAAACAAACAATGAACAACTCTCT GGAAGTAGCAACAAGGTTCCTGTGGCTGGACGTTCCTCACGCAAGGCGGCGCACCCATGGTCCAACTACTCTGAG AAGCTGAGAAGTTGGAAAAAACGAAGCAGTGACTTCTCACAGCTCCATGGCCAATGCAAATATGTACCCTCTTGGCAATCTAACCAACGCAAGTGCAAAAGTTACACCACTGAGCGT GAGCGCAAGCAGCGAATTGATGACAACATCAAGGCATTAGCGAAGCTGCTCCCGCATGAAGTCAAG GAAGATAGCTCTGAAGTGATACTGAATGAAATTGTTGATCATGTGAAGCTTCTTCAGCTAGAGATGAAG GAACTAAGTCTAAACAGGTTGGGAGGAGAACCAATTTCTCATCCAATGACGTTCATTGAG GGATTTGGTCACTACATCCATCACGAGGAGATGATGACAAAGCCTCTGGAGGAAATGATGGAAGATCTGCTCGCAAATGATCCTGATGCTGTGGCTCGCTTGTTGGAGAGCAAAGGCCTTTACTTGATGCCTTTGTCCTCAGTCCAAGACTTGTGCTGA
- the LOC106401605 gene encoding protein MADS AFFECTING FLOWERING 5-like isoform X1: protein MGRRKVEIKRIENKSSRQVTFCKRRNGLIEKARQLSVLCGSSVAVLIVSSTGKVYSSSSGDSMAKILKHYEVQHADKLKTLDLTEKTQNYLSLNELLETVQRKLEAANVDNISVESLISLEEQFKTALSLTRARKTELMMQLVKTLQEKEKLLREENKVLASQLAKIGKENEFLEAEDERAMLLEYSSGNNQPETLRLLK from the exons ATGGGAAGGAGAAAAGTGGAGATCAAACGAATTGAGAACAAAAGCAGTCGACAAGTTACTTTCTGTAAACGACGCAATGGTCTCATAGAGAAAGCTCGCCAGCTCTCAGTTCTCTGTGGATCCTCCGTTGCTGTTCTCATCGTTTCCTCTACCGGGAAAGTCTATAGCTCTTCATCCGGCGATAG CATGGCCAAGATCCTTAAGCATTATGAAGTACAACATGCTGATAAGCTTAAAACCTTG GATCTCACAGAAAAAACTCAGAATTACCTTTCACTCAATGAGTTACTAGAAACAGTCCAACG CAAGCTTGAAGCAGCGAACGTTGATAATATAAGCGTAGAGTCTCTAATATCCCTGGAAGAGCAGTTCAAGACTGCTCTGTCTTTAACTAGAGCTAggaag ACAGAACTAATGATGCAGCTTGTAAAAACGCTTCAAGAAAAG GAGAAGCTGTTGAGAGAGGAGAACAAGGTTTTGGCTAGCCAGCTTGCAAAG ATAGGGAAGGAGAACGAGTTTCTGGAAGCAGAGGATGAAAGAGCAATGTTACTGGAATATAGCTCCGGCAACAACCAACCGGAGACTCTCCGGCTTCTCAAGTAA
- the LOC106401605 gene encoding agamous-like MADS-box protein AGL27 isoform X2, which yields MLLMLITNPPAFQLNVCFKKKCMAKILKHYEVQHADKLKTLDLTEKTQNYLSLNELLETVQRKLEAANVDNISVESLISLEEQFKTALSLTRARKTELMMQLVKTLQEKEKLLREENKVLASQLAKIGKENEFLEAEDERAMLLEYSSGNNQPETLRLLK from the exons ATGCTGTTAATGCTCATCACTAACCCCCCTGCTTTTCAATTAAatgtgtgtttcaaaaaaaaatg CATGGCCAAGATCCTTAAGCATTATGAAGTACAACATGCTGATAAGCTTAAAACCTTG GATCTCACAGAAAAAACTCAGAATTACCTTTCACTCAATGAGTTACTAGAAACAGTCCAACG CAAGCTTGAAGCAGCGAACGTTGATAATATAAGCGTAGAGTCTCTAATATCCCTGGAAGAGCAGTTCAAGACTGCTCTGTCTTTAACTAGAGCTAggaag ACAGAACTAATGATGCAGCTTGTAAAAACGCTTCAAGAAAAG GAGAAGCTGTTGAGAGAGGAGAACAAGGTTTTGGCTAGCCAGCTTGCAAAG ATAGGGAAGGAGAACGAGTTTCTGGAAGCAGAGGATGAAAGAGCAATGTTACTGGAATATAGCTCCGGCAACAACCAACCGGAGACTCTCCGGCTTCTCAAGTAA
- the LOC106401605 gene encoding protein MADS AFFECTING FLOWERING 5-like isoform X3, with translation MGRRKVEIKRIENKSSRQVTFCKRRNGLIEKARQLSVLCGSSVAVLIVSSTGKVYSSSSGDSMAKILKHYEVQHADKLKTLCLNIVKTEQHRGTLFFTAGIALKTLRQISKLDLTEKTQNYLSLNELLETVQRKLEAANVDNISVESLISLEEQFKTALSLTRARKTELMMQLVKTLQEKEKLLREENKVLASQLAKIGKENEFLEAEDERAMLLEYSSGNNQPETLRLLK, from the exons ATGGGAAGGAGAAAAGTGGAGATCAAACGAATTGAGAACAAAAGCAGTCGACAAGTTACTTTCTGTAAACGACGCAATGGTCTCATAGAGAAAGCTCGCCAGCTCTCAGTTCTCTGTGGATCCTCCGTTGCTGTTCTCATCGTTTCCTCTACCGGGAAAGTCTATAGCTCTTCATCCGGCGATAG CATGGCCAAGATCCTTAAGCATTATGAAGTACAACATGCTGATAAGCTTAAAACCTTG TGCCTTAACATTGTAAAGACGGAACAGCATAGAGGTACTTTGTTTTTCACTGCAGGTATTGCACTAAAAACTCTACGACAAATTTCTAAACTT GATCTCACAGAAAAAACTCAGAATTACCTTTCACTCAATGAGTTACTAGAAACAGTCCAACG CAAGCTTGAAGCAGCGAACGTTGATAATATAAGCGTAGAGTCTCTAATATCCCTGGAAGAGCAGTTCAAGACTGCTCTGTCTTTAACTAGAGCTAggaag ACAGAACTAATGATGCAGCTTGTAAAAACGCTTCAAGAAAAG GAGAAGCTGTTGAGAGAGGAGAACAAGGTTTTGGCTAGCCAGCTTGCAAAG ATAGGGAAGGAGAACGAGTTTCTGGAAGCAGAGGATGAAAGAGCAATGTTACTGGAATATAGCTCCGGCAACAACCAACCGGAGACTCTCCGGCTTCTCAAGTAA